One Methylobacterium sp. 77 DNA window includes the following coding sequences:
- a CDS encoding cellulose biosynthesis cyclic di-GMP-binding regulatory protein BcsB — protein MQSVRVLTALSCLTALGLILPAPGSQAQSFLGSGPAERFSVPPVGDALRRPDAQQPVPARPTAPPAEARRDTPVARIASARRLPATTDGFRMEGEEASLSLPVYLTEAQTRGRQRLRISYLSAISVAPEASELMVSVNGTVIGRTSIQAPGAVKVVEFEIPEGNLKLGYNAVSLSASQRHRVDCSLNATYELWTQIDPSRSGLVVAPVAAANLELKDLPALEPDDSGALPVRVVTSDKPNLPRLERMIHAVEALGLIGRIAQPVVEFGPPMSGRAGLNLIVGTAAELREMPDLEGIGPTGGPRLLVLPPRADKAPTLVVSGTSYGEIEDAIAALARGGETYGTATGLKAAALARGIILEGDETVSLKSLGVSTREFSGRLLRTDFDVYLPSDFLPADYGKVMLNLAGAYAAGLTSEARILVDLNGSNAASVPLAQTRGEVFENNTIPLPLARWRPGLNRVAIMAQVPAPADETCGLNATDSKRERFLILDRASLSIPTLARAARIPDLAATTSGALAFVKGERRPRLVLPSLDKDTVAAATTLAARLAVAAGRMIDFELAGDMQGGASGPTLVVGPVRSLSPSTLSGLGLDPDQIRTIWQARAETTRAPGQSGSVPAPTLDRLRRNLPQRCSLPELTMRAAVPSPSAAAPGETRRGAEAKLSDGDLVTKWDETLRARHPFVEAAAGTVERAGAVVSTLVGDPRTWFDAAKPSSATIAVPPGASLLMAQGFPTKAAAQDGFDGSVTVVTAPNALLLKASTACLVDPAVWARIDGRFAFLDASDGSLETVAPRQVDFVETKTRSLSNIRLVTAGWLSMNPAIYVALTLGFALLLGLTTSSLVRNIGRRNG, from the coding sequence ATCCTGCCGGCGCCCGGCAGCCAGGCCCAGAGCTTCCTCGGATCGGGGCCGGCCGAGCGCTTCTCGGTTCCCCCCGTCGGCGACGCCCTGCGCCGGCCGGACGCCCAGCAGCCGGTGCCGGCCCGTCCCACGGCCCCTCCGGCCGAGGCCAGGCGCGACACACCCGTCGCCAGGATCGCTTCGGCGCGGCGCCTGCCGGCGACCACCGATGGGTTCCGCATGGAGGGCGAGGAGGCGAGCTTGAGCCTGCCCGTCTACCTGACGGAAGCGCAGACGCGCGGGCGCCAGCGCCTGCGCATCTCCTACCTCTCGGCCATTTCGGTGGCGCCGGAAGCCTCCGAGCTGATGGTGAGCGTCAACGGCACGGTGATCGGCCGCACCAGCATCCAGGCGCCCGGCGCGGTGAAGGTGGTGGAGTTCGAGATTCCCGAGGGTAACCTCAAGCTCGGCTACAACGCGGTCTCGCTGTCCGCGAGCCAGCGCCACCGCGTCGATTGCTCGCTGAACGCCACGTACGAACTCTGGACGCAGATCGATCCGTCGCGCTCGGGCCTCGTGGTCGCCCCGGTCGCCGCCGCCAATCTCGAACTCAAGGACCTTCCCGCCCTCGAGCCGGATGATAGCGGCGCCCTGCCGGTCCGGGTCGTCACGTCCGACAAGCCGAACCTTCCCCGGCTCGAGCGCATGATCCACGCCGTGGAGGCTCTGGGCCTGATCGGCCGCATCGCCCAGCCCGTGGTCGAGTTCGGCCCGCCGATGTCGGGCCGGGCCGGCCTCAACCTCATCGTCGGGACGGCGGCGGAATTGCGGGAGATGCCCGATCTCGAAGGGATCGGCCCCACCGGCGGCCCGAGGTTGCTGGTCCTGCCGCCGCGTGCGGACAAGGCACCGACCCTCGTCGTCAGCGGCACCAGCTACGGTGAGATCGAGGATGCCATCGCCGCCCTGGCGCGGGGTGGCGAGACCTATGGAACCGCGACCGGCCTGAAGGCGGCGGCCCTGGCGCGCGGCATCATCCTCGAGGGTGACGAAACGGTCTCGCTCAAGAGCCTCGGCGTCTCGACGCGGGAATTTTCCGGGCGGCTGCTGCGCACCGATTTCGACGTCTATCTTCCGTCCGACTTCCTGCCCGCCGATTACGGCAAGGTCATGCTGAACCTGGCGGGCGCCTACGCGGCCGGCCTGACCTCGGAAGCCCGCATCCTCGTCGATCTCAACGGCAGCAACGCCGCCAGCGTGCCGCTGGCGCAGACGCGCGGCGAGGTCTTCGAGAACAACACCATCCCGCTGCCGCTCGCCCGCTGGCGTCCGGGCCTCAACCGGGTCGCGATCATGGCCCAGGTCCCGGCTCCCGCCGACGAGACCTGCGGCCTCAACGCCACGGATTCGAAGCGGGAGCGCTTCCTGATCCTCGATCGCGCCAGCCTGTCGATCCCCACGCTCGCGCGCGCGGCCAGGATCCCCGATCTCGCCGCGACCACGAGCGGAGCCCTCGCCTTCGTGAAGGGCGAGCGCCGTCCGCGCCTGGTGCTGCCGAGCCTCGACAAGGACACCGTCGCCGCCGCCACGACCCTCGCCGCCCGGCTCGCGGTGGCCGCCGGTCGGATGATCGATTTCGAGCTCGCCGGCGACATGCAGGGCGGTGCCTCCGGGCCGACCCTCGTCGTCGGCCCTGTGCGGTCGCTGTCACCCTCGACCCTGTCGGGGCTGGGACTCGACCCGGACCAGATCAGGACGATCTGGCAGGCGCGGGCGGAAACCACGCGCGCGCCCGGTCAATCCGGCTCGGTGCCGGCGCCGACCCTGGACCGGCTTCGTCGCAATCTGCCGCAGCGCTGCAGCCTGCCCGAACTCACCATGCGCGCAGCCGTCCCGAGCCCCTCCGCCGCCGCTCCCGGAGAGACCCGGCGCGGCGCCGAGGCCAAGCTGTCGGATGGCGATCTCGTGACCAAGTGGGACGAGACCCTGCGCGCCCGCCATCCCTTCGTGGAGGCGGCGGCCGGCACCGTCGAGCGAGCCGGGGCCGTGGTCTCCACCCTCGTCGGCGATCCCCGCACCTGGTTCGACGCGGCCAAGCCCTCGTCCGCCACCATCGCGGTGCCCCCCGGCGCCAGCCTGCTCATGGCGCAGGGCTTTCCCACCAAGGCGGCGGCACAGGACGGGTTCGACGGATCGGTCACGGTGGTGACCGCCCCCAACGCCCTGCTTCTCAAGGCGTCGACGGCCTGCCTCGTCGATCCTGCGGTCTGGGCGCGGATCGACGGACGCTTCGCGTTCCTCGATGCCTCGGACGGCTCCCTCGAAACGGTGGCGCCCCGGCAGGTCGACTTCGTCGAGACGAAGACCCGCTCCTTGTCCAACATCCGCCTCGTCACCGCCGGCTGGCTCTCGATGAACCCGGCGATCTACGTGGCGCTGACCCTCGGCTTCGCCCTGCTCCTCGGCCTGACGACGTCGTCGCTCGTCCGCAATATCGGCCGGAGGAACGGATGA
- a CDS encoding glycosyl hydrolase family 8, which yields MTRGLPPFVGLSLGVVLALASAWIAPARAQDGTSPVPPSTAIPAAPTPRGDAMPGASKVAALVDSLKNPEVWRAYRSRFVTEQGRVVDTANGMISHSEGQGYGMLLAVAANDRATFERLWGWTRANLMVRSDALMAWRWEPAKRPAIADLNNASDGDILVAWALTEAAEAWDEASYRVAARRIAVEIARKAILFKDRNGALLLPAVSGFSAAERADGPLINLSYWVFPAFARLPAVAPEFDWAALTNSGLNLLRRSRFGPSKLPTEWISLKGDEPRPADGFPPLYSYNAIRIPLYLVWAGIGRPSDYEPFVALWSGPDRERLPIVDTADGRTVESLSESGYTALSALLLCDRRGTPLPDGFGRPQAGENYYPTTLHLLAMVALQMRNLSCQAR from the coding sequence ATGACCCGCGGCCTACCTCCCTTCGTCGGCCTCTCTCTCGGCGTCGTGCTGGCCCTCGCGAGCGCCTGGATCGCTCCCGCGCGGGCACAGGACGGCACCTCGCCGGTTCCGCCCTCCACCGCGATCCCCGCCGCTCCCACCCCGAGAGGAGACGCCATGCCCGGAGCCTCCAAGGTCGCGGCCCTGGTCGATTCCCTCAAGAATCCCGAGGTCTGGCGCGCCTACCGGTCCCGCTTCGTCACCGAGCAGGGCCGCGTGGTGGACACCGCCAACGGCATGATCAGCCATAGCGAAGGGCAGGGCTACGGCATGCTCCTCGCCGTGGCGGCCAATGACCGGGCCACCTTCGAACGGCTGTGGGGATGGACCCGCGCCAACCTGATGGTCCGTTCCGACGCGCTGATGGCGTGGCGCTGGGAGCCCGCCAAACGGCCGGCTATCGCAGACCTGAACAACGCCTCCGACGGGGATATCCTGGTCGCCTGGGCCCTCACCGAGGCGGCCGAGGCCTGGGACGAGGCCTCCTACCGGGTGGCCGCGCGGCGGATCGCCGTGGAGATCGCGCGCAAGGCCATCCTGTTCAAGGACAGGAACGGCGCCCTGCTGCTGCCGGCGGTCTCCGGTTTCTCCGCCGCCGAGCGGGCGGACGGACCGCTGATCAACCTGTCGTACTGGGTTTTCCCGGCCTTCGCCCGCCTGCCCGCCGTCGCCCCCGAATTCGATTGGGCGGCCCTGACCAATAGCGGCCTCAACCTCCTTCGCCGGTCCCGCTTCGGCCCGTCGAAACTGCCGACCGAATGGATCTCCCTGAAGGGCGACGAGCCGCGGCCGGCTGACGGATTCCCGCCGCTCTATTCCTACAATGCCATCCGCATCCCGCTCTATCTGGTCTGGGCGGGGATCGGGCGCCCGAGCGATTACGAGCCCTTCGTCGCCCTGTGGTCCGGCCCCGACCGCGAGCGGCTGCCCATCGTCGATACCGCCGATGGTCGGACGGTCGAGTCCCTGAGCGAGAGCGGCTACACCGCCCTGTCGGCCCTGCTTCTGTGCGACCGGCGCGGCACGCCGCTGCCGGACGGGTTCGGACGACCGCAGGCGGGGGAGAACTACTACCCGACCACGCTGCACCTCCTGGCGATGGTGGCGCTGCAGATGAGGAACCTGTCATGTCAGGCACGGTGA